In Anopheles gambiae chromosome 2, idAnoGambNW_F1_1, whole genome shotgun sequence, a single window of DNA contains:
- the LOC1270158 gene encoding polypeptide N-acetylgalactosaminyltransferase 1 → MFFRGGLSIRRNLYTRVLLLLVLGLFVLFYFKNLNGSPNSLGSPALEQAKPLAQLGLDVNRLELLAAAEAAAGGPLNKGNLLPALPPSGDALFERLVLADLAKQRPGLGNNGEGVELTGDAKEIGEKQLATIALNEELSEHLSYNRTPPDGRHPACKRKHYDLTGLPSTNVIIIFYNEPYSVLLRTVHSVLNTADGRLLREIILVDDGSTNVELKGKLDYYVRTRLPAKVKVLRQRQRVGLIRARLAGARLAKADVLVFLDAHCECMVQWLEPLLERIKESPTSVLVPIIDVIEAKNFYYSTNDYNDFQIGGFTWDGHFDWHDVTKRERERQKRECAEKDLEICPTYSPTMAGGLFAIARDYFWDIGSYDEQMDGWGGENLEMSFRVWQCGGTLETIPCSRIGHIFRDFHPYSFPNNRDTHGINTVRMAIVWMDDYVELLYLNRPDLKDHPELGDVTHRKVLREKLHCKSFDWYMKNVYPEKFIPTRNVRAFGRLASQADNLCLDTLQQNADKPWNLGIYTCFKPEVSASQLFSLTKRNVLRNERSCATVQASKSESKFVVMIPCIDDEDIDDTWEFTEHRQLRHKQSGLCLDSSDLSTKSYVHVATCHPGIKTQKWEFQHE, encoded by the exons ATGTTCTTCCGCGGCGGGCTCAGCATACGGCGCAATCTGTACAcgcgcgtgctgctgctgctggtgctcggGCTGTTCGTGCTGTTCTACTTCAAGAACTTGAACGGCTCGCCGAACTCGCTCGGCAGCCCGGCCCTCGAGCAGGCGAAACCGCTGGCCCAGCTAGGGCTGGATGTGAACCGGCTGGAGCTGCTGGCGGCGGCCGAAGCGGCCGCCGGCGGGCCCCTGAACAAGGGCAACCTGCTGCCGGCCCTGCCGCCGAGCGGGGACGCCCTGTTCGAGCGGCTCGTGCTGGCCGACCTGGCCAAGCAGCGGCCCGGCCTCGGCAACAATGGCGAGGGCGTCGAGCTGACGGGCGACGCGAAGGAGATCGGCGAAAAGCAGCTGGCCACGATCGCACTGAACGAGGAGCTGAGCGAGCATCTGAGCTACAACCGGACACCACCGGACGGTCGGCATCCGGCCTGCAAGCGCAAGCACTACGACCTGACCGGCCTGCCCTCGACcaacgtcatcatcatcttctacAACGAACCGTACTCGGTGCTGCTGCGCACGGTCCACAGCGTGCTGAACACGGCCGACGGGCGGCTGCTGCGCGAGATCATTCTCGTCGACGACGGCAGCACCAACGTGGAGCTGAAGGGCAAGCTGGACTACTACGTCCGGACCCGGCTGCCGGCGAAGGTGAAGGTGCTCCGGCAGCGACAGCG ggTCGGATTAATAAGGGCACGGTTAGCCGGTGCCAGGCTAGCGAAAGCCGACGTACTAGTCTTCCTCGATGCGCACTGTGAGTGTATGGTGCAGTGGCTGGAACCACTGCTCGAGCGGATCAAGGAGTCGCCCACGAGCGTCCTGGTGCCGATCATCGATGTGATCGAGGCGAAAAACTTCTACTACAGCACCAACGACTACAACGATTTCCAG ATTGGTGGATTCACCTGGGACGGCCACTTCGATTGGCATGATGTGACGAAGCGCGAGCGGGAGCGGCAGAAGCGCGAATGTGCGGAAAAGGATCTGGAGATCTGTCCCACGTACAGTCCGACGATGGCGGGTGGGTTGTTTGCGATAGCGCGCGATTACTTCTGGGACATTGGCAGCTACGACGAGCAGATGGACGGGTGGGGTGGAGAGAATCTGGAAATGTCCTTCCGGGTGTGGCAGTGCGGTGGTACACTGGAGACGATTCCTTGCTCGCGCATTGGACACATCTTCCGCGATTTCCACCCCTACTC TTTCCCCAATAATCGTGATACGCACGGTATTAACACGGTACGGATGGCGATCGTATGGATGGATGATTACGTCGAGCTGCTTTACCTGAATCGACCGGATCTGAAA GATCATCCCGAGCTCGGTGACGTTACGCACCGGAAAGTGTTGCGCGAAAAGCTACACTGCAAAAGCTTCGACTGGTACATGAAAAACGTGTACCCGGAGAAGTTCATCCCGACGCGCAATGTGCGCGCATTCGGACGGTTGGCCTCCCAGGCGGACAATCTCTGCCTCGACACGCTGCAGCAGAATGCGGACAAACCGTGGAACCTTGGTATTTACACCTGCTTCAAGCCGGAAGTGTCCGCATCGCAACTGTTTTCGCTGACGAAACGCAACGTGCTGCGGAACGAGCGCAGCTGCGCGACGGTGCAGGCAAGCAAGTCGGAATCGAAGTTCGTCGTGATGATACCGTGCATCGATGATGAAGATATCGACGATACGTGGGAGTTTACCGAGCATCGGCAGCTGCGCCACAAGCAGTCGGGCCTGTGCCTGGACAGTAGCGACCTTTCGACGAAAAGCTACGTGCACGTGGCAACGTGTCATCCGGGAATTAAAACACAAAAGTGGGAATTTCAACATGAGTAG
- the LOC3290271 gene encoding alcohol dehydrogenase 1, translated as MCISDGACIHHSPFVAVAPSYPITAAEVEVKVKKTTINCQCSSSTDLSMSLAGQSAVVFGGCGGMGMAIGQHLLRQGVKKLCIVDVVELTDSNLSCLKESGRDALILCKICDISNRAALKQLLERDISEALGSIDILVNSAGIVESEVPDKLIGVNLTGVINSCLIALNLMSRAKGGKGGVIVNVASTAGLEPIPFLPTYCASKHGLIGFTRSLGVEPVYSETGVKFIIICPGGTRTRMFENCRSLSIEIEVLQTMFREFKHPYAPQSPDVVGACIVQAIVEGDNGSTWICNDGKIEIHSYPASRFL; from the exons atgtgcATCTCAGATGGAGCATGCATTCATCATTCACCGTTCGTAGCAGTTGCACCGTCCTATCCGATTACAGCCGCGGAAGTGGAAGTGAAGGTGAAAAAAACGACAATCAATTGCCAGTGCAGCAGTTCAACCGATCTCAGCATGTCTCTGGCGGGTCAAAGTGCGGTCGTTTTTGGTGGCTGCGGTGGCATGGGAATGGCAATAGGGCAGCATCTGCTCAGGCAGGGAGTGAAG AAACTGTGCATCGTTGATGTGGTGGAGCTGACCGATTCCAATCTGTCGTGTTTGAAAGAAAGCGGTCGCGATGCGCTGATACTCTGCAAAATCTGCGACATCTCGAATCGTGCGGCGTTGAAGCAGCTGCTGGAGCGGGACATCAGCGAGGCGCTGGGCTCGATCGATATCTTGGTGAATTCGGCCGGCATCGTTGAGAGTGAAGTGCCCGATAAACTGATCGGCGTTAATTTG ACGGGAGTGATCAACTCATGCCTCATTGCGCTGAACTTGATGTCCCGGGCGAAGGGTGGCAAGGGTGGCGTTATAGTGAATGTGGCATCAACAGCAGGGCTAGAACCGATCCCATTTCTTCCCACCTATTGTGCATCGAAGCACGGCTTAATTGGGTTCACACGATCGCTGGGG GTTGAACCTGTGTACAGCGAAACTGGCGTCAAGTTTATCATCATCTGTCCGGGTGGGACGCGTACTCGGATGTTTGAAAACTGCCGCTCACTGTCGATTGAGATCGAGGTGTTGCAAACGATGTTTCGCGAATTTAAACATCCGTATGCGCCGCAAAG CCCTGATGTCGTTGGAGCTTGCATAGTGCAGGCCATCGTTGAGGGAGACAACGGGTCGACTTGGATCTGTAACGATGGTAAAATCGAAATTCATTCCTACCCAGCGTCCCGGTTtttgtga
- the LOC3290272 gene encoding uncharacterized protein LOC3290272, producing the protein MSGTKSVPVGTVIPPPLVPLPSCHERVKQVQTRLLNDIPFPTRYIANCRLCLGTKFGNHSTTIIDEPLATIMRNVFPFPVTNQIGLPMNVCSACFQSVQAFHSYSNLVLANQQKLQEALASAKHGIANEAPQTIVSTGGKAQANVVEIVSGSEDEFQEDYEQHILDESGLQLEVETIEEGHDPFSPPLRESTPVRAPVTPVSTAAAAAASGKSGKAAVEDIIFIDCETNDNDSDVEILSEVLVPSATGTRLTPGSDTGRAAAKLQITPDATKRTGTKAVYICSTCNETFDKHYDLMIHQKKHFMKVCPLCKRSFKYSVIREHIIKDHGVLKESNGQKKAFT; encoded by the exons ATGAGTGGTACTAAGAGTGTTCCGGTTGGTACAGTGATTCCGCCACCCCTTGTTCCTTTGCCTAGTTGCCACGAGCGCGTAAAACAGGTACAGACACGCCTGCTCAACGATATTCCCTTTCCGACGAGATACATAGCCAACTGCCGGCTCTGCTTGGGCACCAAATTTGGAAACCATAGCACAACCATCATTGACGAGCCGCTAGCCACCATAATGAGGAatgtttttccatttccg GTAACGAACCAAATAGGCCTACCGATGAATGTATGCAGTGCCTGCTTCCAGTCGGTACAAGCGTTTCACTCATACAGCAATCTGGTGTTGGCAAACCAGCAGAAGCTGCAAGAAGCGCTGGCCTCAGCCAAGCATGGCATTGCTAACGAAGCTCCCCAAACCATCGTCTCCACGGGGGGGAAAGCGCAAGCGAATGTAGTAGAAATTGTGTCCGGCAGTGAGGATGAATTCCAGGAAGACTACGAACAACACATCCTAGACGAATCTGGGCTGCAGCTGGAAGTGGAAACGATTGAAGAAGGCCATGATCCGTTTTCGCCACCGCTGCGGGAAAGCACACCGGTGCGCGCTCCAGTCACCCCAGtctctactgctgctgctgctgctgctagtggcAAAAGCGGAAAAGCTGCAGTAGAGGATATCATTTTTATCGATTGCGAAACAAACGATAACGATAGCGATGTAGAAATACTGTCGGAAGTTTTGGTGCCATCCGCGACAGGGACACGCCTTACGCCCGGAAGCGACACGGGCCGTGCTGCCGCAAAGCTGCAAATCACACCCGACGCAACGAAACGGACGGGGACGAAAGCGGTATACATTTGCAGCACCTGCAATGAAACGTTCGACAAGCACTACGATCTGATGATCCATCAGAAAAAACACTTTATGAAAGTGTGCCCATTGTGCAAGCGGTCGTTCAAATATTCGGTTATCAGGGAACACATCATTAAGGATCACGGTGTGTTGAAAGAAAGTAACGGCCAAAAGAAAGCGTTTACATAG